The Scyliorhinus canicula chromosome 13, sScyCan1.1, whole genome shotgun sequence genome contains a region encoding:
- the LOC119976296 gene encoding zinc-binding protein A33-like isoform X3, whose product MATRQQIQSLAEEAICPICLDFFTDPVSLECGHNFCRSCITQCWEKERNSCPECRMKLTEGSLRASRVLASLAEKARKLKLNQKEKEISQEHREHRFIPIKEAVEIYKDGVKSSLDFLTEKKSTVLQMEQKQKRRISQIREQASSLQSHITSEFAEMHQILTEKEQRLIRDLREDEERILNIMQKNLRELQENLKSTEERLSELQKQLKQTDGVTFLKVEASQKRRISNDVNELSLANGEICIEKFNGPLQYSVWKELLDAIKPVSVTLDVETAHPWLEVSEDLKSLRLTRTRTRTQWSPPDTGKRFTDRPCVFGSEGFTSGRHYWEVAVNRYWSLGVAAESVDRERVGQVSPETGFWTIGRYKDQFNINNSLVCPLPVGQIPRKVGVYLSYESGIVSFYNADTKSHLHTFTGNKFAGKMYPFFETCDEKKWIRICSGSEPSQEKRRTLRLVTSSLMSQ is encoded by the exons ATGGCTACCAGGCAGCAAATCCAGAGTTTGGCCGAGGAGGCTATTTGTCCCATTTGTCTCGATTTCTTCACTGATCCGGTTTCACTGGAGTGTGGACACAACTTCTGCCGCTCCTGTATCACCCAGTGTTGGGAAAAGGAGAGAAACTCCTGCCCGGAATGCAGAATGAAATTGACAGAAGGAAGCCTCAGAGCCAGCCGGGTCTTAGCGAGTCTGGCCGAGAAAGCTCGAAAATTGAAGCTGAATCAGAAAGAGAAGGAAA TTTCGCAGGAACACAGAGAACACCGCTTCATCCCGATTAAAGAAGCTGTTGAAATCTACAAG GATGGGGTGAAATCTTCCTTAGATTTTCTCACCGAGAAGAAATCGACGGTTCTACAAATGGAGCAGAAACAGAAAAGAAGGATTTCCCAAATTAGG GAGCAGGCGAGCAGTCTGCAGAGCCACATCACATCCGAGTTCGCCGAAATGCACCAGATTCTCACCGAGAAAGAGCAGCGTCTAATCCGAGACCTCAGGGAGGACGAGGAAAGAATTCTAAATATAATGCAGAAAAATCTTCGAGAACTTCAGGAGAATTTAAAATCTACTGAGGAGAGACTTTCAGAATTGCAGAAGCAGCTGAAGCAAACAGACGGAGTGACATTTCTCAAG GTGGAAGCATCTCAGAAGAGGAG GATTAGTAACGATGTAAATGAACTGTCACTAGCAAATGGTGAGATCTGCATCGAAAAGTTCAACGGTCCTTTGCAGTACTCAGTGTGGAAAGAGTTGCTGGATGCTATTAAACCTG tctctgtgacCCTGGATGTGGAAACAGCACATCCCTGGCTCGAGGTGTCTGAGGATCTGAAGAGTTTGAGATTGACCCGAACCCGGACACGAACCCAGTGGAGTCCCCCAGACACTGGGAAGAGATTTACTGACAGGCCATGTGTATTCGGATCAGAGGGATTCACATCAGGGAGACATTACTGGGAGGTGGCAGTGAATCGGTACTGGAGTCTGGGAGTAGCTGCAGAGTCCGTGGACAGGGAGAGAGTTGGCCAAGTGAGCCCGGAGACTGGATTCTGGACTATTGGACGCTATAAGGATCAGTTTAATATAAACAACTCACTTGTATGCCCTCTCCCTGTCGGTCAGATCCCCAGGAAGGTGGGAGTTTATCTCAGTTATGAGTCTGGGATAGTTTCATTTTATAACGCGGACACCAAGTCCCATCTACACACCTTCACTGGGAACAAATTTGCCGGGAAAATGTATCCTTTCTTTGAAACTTGCGATGAAAAGAAGTGGATTCGAATCTGCTCCGGTTCTGAACCGAGTCAGGAAAAGCGGCGGACCCTCAGGCTGGTCACATCATCCCTGATGTCACAATGA
- the LOC119976296 gene encoding zinc-binding protein A33-like isoform X2: MATRQQIQSLAEEAICPICLDFFTDPVSLECGHNFCRSCITQCWEKERNSCPECRMKLTEGSLRASRVLASLAEKARKLKLNQKEKESKLHCKDHQEELKLFCETDKKLICVNCVVSQEHREHRFIPIKEAVEIYKDGVKSSLDFLTEKKSTVLQMEQKQKRRISQIRASSLQSHITSEFAEMHQILTEKEQRLIRDLREDEERILNIMQKNLRELQENLKSTEERLSELQKQLKQTDGVTFLKVEASQKRRISNDVNELSLANGEICIEKFNGPLQYSVWKELLDAIKPVSVTLDVETAHPWLEVSEDLKSLRLTRTRTRTQWSPPDTGKRFTDRPCVFGSEGFTSGRHYWEVAVNRYWSLGVAAESVDRERVGQVSPETGFWTIGRYKDQFNINNSLVCPLPVGQIPRKVGVYLSYESGIVSFYNADTKSHLHTFTGNKFAGKMYPFFETCDEKKWIRICSGSEPSQEKRRTLRLVTSSLMSQ; encoded by the exons ATGGCTACCAGGCAGCAAATCCAGAGTTTGGCCGAGGAGGCTATTTGTCCCATTTGTCTCGATTTCTTCACTGATCCGGTTTCACTGGAGTGTGGACACAACTTCTGCCGCTCCTGTATCACCCAGTGTTGGGAAAAGGAGAGAAACTCCTGCCCGGAATGCAGAATGAAATTGACAGAAGGAAGCCTCAGAGCCAGCCGGGTCTTAGCGAGTCTGGCCGAGAAAGCTCGAAAATTGAAGCTGAATCAGAAAGAGAAGGAAAGTAAGCTCCACTGCAAGGATCATCAGGAAGAACTGAAACTGTTTTGTGAAACTGACAAGAAATTGATCTGTGTGAATTGTGTAGTTTCGCAGGAACACAGAGAACACCGCTTCATCCCGATTAAAGAAGCTGTTGAAATCTACAAG GATGGGGTGAAATCTTCCTTAGATTTTCTCACCGAGAAGAAATCGACGGTTCTACAAATGGAGCAGAAACAGAAAAGAAGGATTTCCCAAATTAGG GCGAGCAGTCTGCAGAGCCACATCACATCCGAGTTCGCCGAAATGCACCAGATTCTCACCGAGAAAGAGCAGCGTCTAATCCGAGACCTCAGGGAGGACGAGGAAAGAATTCTAAATATAATGCAGAAAAATCTTCGAGAACTTCAGGAGAATTTAAAATCTACTGAGGAGAGACTTTCAGAATTGCAGAAGCAGCTGAAGCAAACAGACGGAGTGACATTTCTCAAG GTGGAAGCATCTCAGAAGAGGAG GATTAGTAACGATGTAAATGAACTGTCACTAGCAAATGGTGAGATCTGCATCGAAAAGTTCAACGGTCCTTTGCAGTACTCAGTGTGGAAAGAGTTGCTGGATGCTATTAAACCTG tctctgtgacCCTGGATGTGGAAACAGCACATCCCTGGCTCGAGGTGTCTGAGGATCTGAAGAGTTTGAGATTGACCCGAACCCGGACACGAACCCAGTGGAGTCCCCCAGACACTGGGAAGAGATTTACTGACAGGCCATGTGTATTCGGATCAGAGGGATTCACATCAGGGAGACATTACTGGGAGGTGGCAGTGAATCGGTACTGGAGTCTGGGAGTAGCTGCAGAGTCCGTGGACAGGGAGAGAGTTGGCCAAGTGAGCCCGGAGACTGGATTCTGGACTATTGGACGCTATAAGGATCAGTTTAATATAAACAACTCACTTGTATGCCCTCTCCCTGTCGGTCAGATCCCCAGGAAGGTGGGAGTTTATCTCAGTTATGAGTCTGGGATAGTTTCATTTTATAACGCGGACACCAAGTCCCATCTACACACCTTCACTGGGAACAAATTTGCCGGGAAAATGTATCCTTTCTTTGAAACTTGCGATGAAAAGAAGTGGATTCGAATCTGCTCCGGTTCTGAACCGAGTCAGGAAAAGCGGCGGACCCTCAGGCTGGTCACATCATCCCTGATGTCACAATGA
- the LOC119976296 gene encoding zinc-binding protein A33-like isoform X1 — MATRQQIQSLAEEAICPICLDFFTDPVSLECGHNFCRSCITQCWEKERNSCPECRMKLTEGSLRASRVLASLAEKARKLKLNQKEKESKLHCKDHQEELKLFCETDKKLICVNCVVSQEHREHRFIPIKEAVEIYKDGVKSSLDFLTEKKSTVLQMEQKQKRRISQIREQASSLQSHITSEFAEMHQILTEKEQRLIRDLREDEERILNIMQKNLRELQENLKSTEERLSELQKQLKQTDGVTFLKVEASQKRRISNDVNELSLANGEICIEKFNGPLQYSVWKELLDAIKPVSVTLDVETAHPWLEVSEDLKSLRLTRTRTRTQWSPPDTGKRFTDRPCVFGSEGFTSGRHYWEVAVNRYWSLGVAAESVDRERVGQVSPETGFWTIGRYKDQFNINNSLVCPLPVGQIPRKVGVYLSYESGIVSFYNADTKSHLHTFTGNKFAGKMYPFFETCDEKKWIRICSGSEPSQEKRRTLRLVTSSLMSQ, encoded by the exons ATGGCTACCAGGCAGCAAATCCAGAGTTTGGCCGAGGAGGCTATTTGTCCCATTTGTCTCGATTTCTTCACTGATCCGGTTTCACTGGAGTGTGGACACAACTTCTGCCGCTCCTGTATCACCCAGTGTTGGGAAAAGGAGAGAAACTCCTGCCCGGAATGCAGAATGAAATTGACAGAAGGAAGCCTCAGAGCCAGCCGGGTCTTAGCGAGTCTGGCCGAGAAAGCTCGAAAATTGAAGCTGAATCAGAAAGAGAAGGAAAGTAAGCTCCACTGCAAGGATCATCAGGAAGAACTGAAACTGTTTTGTGAAACTGACAAGAAATTGATCTGTGTGAATTGTGTAGTTTCGCAGGAACACAGAGAACACCGCTTCATCCCGATTAAAGAAGCTGTTGAAATCTACAAG GATGGGGTGAAATCTTCCTTAGATTTTCTCACCGAGAAGAAATCGACGGTTCTACAAATGGAGCAGAAACAGAAAAGAAGGATTTCCCAAATTAGG GAGCAGGCGAGCAGTCTGCAGAGCCACATCACATCCGAGTTCGCCGAAATGCACCAGATTCTCACCGAGAAAGAGCAGCGTCTAATCCGAGACCTCAGGGAGGACGAGGAAAGAATTCTAAATATAATGCAGAAAAATCTTCGAGAACTTCAGGAGAATTTAAAATCTACTGAGGAGAGACTTTCAGAATTGCAGAAGCAGCTGAAGCAAACAGACGGAGTGACATTTCTCAAG GTGGAAGCATCTCAGAAGAGGAG GATTAGTAACGATGTAAATGAACTGTCACTAGCAAATGGTGAGATCTGCATCGAAAAGTTCAACGGTCCTTTGCAGTACTCAGTGTGGAAAGAGTTGCTGGATGCTATTAAACCTG tctctgtgacCCTGGATGTGGAAACAGCACATCCCTGGCTCGAGGTGTCTGAGGATCTGAAGAGTTTGAGATTGACCCGAACCCGGACACGAACCCAGTGGAGTCCCCCAGACACTGGGAAGAGATTTACTGACAGGCCATGTGTATTCGGATCAGAGGGATTCACATCAGGGAGACATTACTGGGAGGTGGCAGTGAATCGGTACTGGAGTCTGGGAGTAGCTGCAGAGTCCGTGGACAGGGAGAGAGTTGGCCAAGTGAGCCCGGAGACTGGATTCTGGACTATTGGACGCTATAAGGATCAGTTTAATATAAACAACTCACTTGTATGCCCTCTCCCTGTCGGTCAGATCCCCAGGAAGGTGGGAGTTTATCTCAGTTATGAGTCTGGGATAGTTTCATTTTATAACGCGGACACCAAGTCCCATCTACACACCTTCACTGGGAACAAATTTGCCGGGAAAATGTATCCTTTCTTTGAAACTTGCGATGAAAAGAAGTGGATTCGAATCTGCTCCGGTTCTGAACCGAGTCAGGAAAAGCGGCGGACCCTCAGGCTGGTCACATCATCCCTGATGTCACAATGA